The Setaria italica strain Yugu1 chromosome IX, Setaria_italica_v2.0, whole genome shotgun sequence genome has a window encoding:
- the LOC101755964 gene encoding uncharacterized protein LOC101755964: MDEERQKNLDKIYNCTDIECVAMLRMRKAPFFALCNLLRERQLLSDSLHSCVEEQLAMFLHIVGHNQRFRVIHQHWRRSIETVHRYFKEVLYAIGELRQEMIRAPSNETPVKISNSPRWYPYFKDCVGAIDGTHVYARVPAKIQAAFRGRKHYPTQNVLATVDFDLKFTYVLAGWEGSAHDATVLADALEREDGLRVPPGKFYLVDAGYACRPGFLPPYRGTRYHLKEYGARNYPTNPRELFNLRHSSLRVSVERAFGALKNCFRIIDNKPFHPYKTQVKLVLACCILHNWILGHGVDEVVPTEFSWVPNNNDSPGHGVQMDDNAVWAQRMAEEMNAEILAADELVFPGGAVGADGDDGPVGAVGVPPGFKEVHLNRVAKALHEFSGNEVTSTQVYNHLRKWRQRWVKISKLRELSGALWNGDSSMIVLEEEHYNGHIKAHPKDAEYLNKPIVYYQEMMVIFGNGQATGKYAMGSNEALGSPSEFAYSPMKHDLPEELTPGKPEAAFVSKSEPPVGSKRKRSMLSDDDVLVFTGMTDAVNNVADAIRSTKVEDSHPDLYGALMYMPGFSEEALMLAYGHLLNNKAQGSAFLQMSHSHRVLWLSTYLAKNNYM, from the exons ATGGATGAGGAACGCCAAAAGAACCTGGACAAAATTTACAATTGCACTGATATAGAGTGTGTTGCTATGCTTCGCATGAGAAAAGCACCTTTTTTTGCACTGTGCAACTTGCTTAGGGAAAGGCAGTTGCTGTCAGATAGCCTTCATAGTTGTGTTGAAGAGCAGCTAGCAATGTTTCTACACATTGTTGGCCACAACCAACGCTTTAGAGTTATTCACCAACATTGGAGAAGGTCAATAGAAACAGTGCATAGATATTTCAAGGAGGTCTTGTATGCTATTGGGGAACTTAGGCAAGAAATGATTAGAGCTCCATCTAATGAGACACCAGTTAAGATAAGCAATAGCccaagatggtacccatatttcaag GACTGTGTTGGGGCAATAGATGGGACTCATGTATATGCTAGAGTGCCAGCAAAGATCCAAGCAGCATTTAGGGGAAGGAAGCACTACCCCACACAAAATGTTCTTGCAACTGTTGACTTTGATCTGAAATTTACTTATGTCTTAGCTGGTTGGGAAGGGTCTGCTCATGATGCTACTGTTCTTGCTGATGCACTAGAGAGGGAGGATGGGTTAAGGGTTCCACCAG GAAAATTCTACTTagtagatgctggatatgctTGTCGTCCTGGATTCCTTCCTCCTTACCGTGGTACTAGGTACCATCTGAAAGAGTATGGTGCTAGGAACTACCCAACCAACCCAAGGGAGTTGTTTAATTTGAGGCATTCAAGTCTGAGAGTATCTGTTGAAAGGGCTTTTGGTGCTTTGAAGAACTGTTTTCGCATCATTGATAATAAACCATTTCATCCCTACAAGACACAAGTCAAGTTAGTACTtgcttgctgcatattgcaTAATTGGATACTTGGGCATGGGGTTGATGAGGTAGTTCCTACTGAGTTCTCATGGGTGCCCAACAATAATGATAGTCCTGGACATGGGGTCCAGATGGATGACAATGCTGTTTGGGCTCAAA GAATGGCTGAGGAGATGAATGCTGAGATCCTTGCTGCTGATGAGCTTGTGTTCCCTGGTGGGGCTGTTGGGGCTGATGGGGATGATGGCCCTGTTGGGGCTGTTGGGGTTCCTCCTG GTTTCAAAGAAGTCCACCTCAATCGGGTTGCCAAGGCTCTGCATGAGTTCAGTGGCAATGAAGTTACTAGCACACAGGTGTATAACCACTTGAGGAAGTGGAGGCAGAGGTGGGTTAAAATCTCAAAGCTGAGAGAGCTGAGTGGAGCCTTGTGGAATGGGGACAGCTCAATGATTGTCCTTGAGGAGGAGCACTACAATGGCCACATCAAG GCACATCCCAAAGATGCTGAGTACCTCAACAAGCCAATTGTGTACTACCAGGAGATGATGGTCATCTTTGGTAATGGTCAGGCAACAGGTAAGTATGCTATGGGGTCAAATGAGGCTCTTGGTAGTCCTTCTGAGTTTGCCTACAGCCCAATGAAGCATGACCTGCCTGAGGAGCTTACTCCTGGAAAGCCTGAGGCAGCTTTTGTGTCCAAGTCAGAACCACCTGTTGGAAGCAAGAGAAAGAGGTCCATGCTGTCAGATGATGATGTCCTTGTGTTCACTGGCATGACTGATGCAGTGAACAATGTTGCAGATGCTATACGTTCTACCAAGGTTGAGGATTCCCACCCTGACTTGTATGGTGCACTGATGTACATGCCAGGGTTCAGTGAGGAAGCTCTAATGCTTGCATATGGTCACCTGCTTAACAATAAGGCCCAGGGATCTGCTTTTTTGCAGATGTCTCACTCACACCGTGTTCTTTGGCTGAGTACCTACTTGGCCAAGAACAACTACATGTGA
- the LOC101758509 gene encoding putative pentatricopeptide repeat-containing protein At1g77010, mitochondrial — MAVDVPSCIQLLRSCGAAAGRQLHQLLLKSGHVPSSLPPTNSVLLMYARGSPLHSRDAHLLFDEMPTRNCFSYNSLITALFKSGDLRGALHVFRSMPDRNTFSWNAVITGFTAAGNLDTAHDLLDEMPVKDAVACNAVLHRYVRCGRVDEAFSLLKRIGRQCNAEVISSPWNDPFVLTTVVGACADRMKYDFGRQAHARIVVAKIEIDSVLGCSLIDMYCKCGDLDSARCVHDGLKHVDQFSLSALVHGYTSCGQLHEALCLFDKVENPSIAIWNSLISGCVPAYHGDGAFVLFVRMLRSGMLPNSSTYASVLNMCGFLGLLKPGQQIHGGALKSGAVNDLIAASALIDFYSKCSLWADACQAFSELRHHDTIVLNSMITVYSNCGRTDVARRIFDMIPSKSAISWNSMIVGFSQNGHALDAMELFCEMHQLGLWLDKVAIASVLSASSSICSISFGEQIFGLAIALGLQSDHIVASSLIDLYCKCGNLANGCRIFDGIDNPDEVLWNSMLIGYASNGYGYEALELLKLMQSRGVKPSERTFVGVLSACCHSGLVEEGLRWFDRMKEDFGVSPSAEHYACVTDLLVRAGRLDEAVEFIENMPFKADAISWTSIIGGCKAQGNEALLHKVAKKLMETEVSPHSSLYVQLSSTLAAQGDWAKSAEIRNMMRDRRISKNAGYSWIDSA, encoded by the coding sequence ATGGCCGTCGACGTCCCCTCCTGCATCCAGCTCCTCCGCTcctgcggcgccgccgccggccggcagctCCACCAGCTCCTCCTCAAGTCCGGCCAcgtcccctcctccctcccgcccACCAACTCCGTCCTCCTCATGTACGCGCGCGGCTCCCCGCTCCACTCCCGCGACGCCCACCTcctgttcgacgaaatgcccaCGAGGAACTGCTTCTCCTACAACTCACTCATCACCGCCCTCTTTAAATCCGGCGACCTCCGTGGGGCTCTCCATGTGTTCCGCTCCATGCCTGACAGGAACACCTTCTCCTGGAACGCGGTGATAACTGGCTTCACTGCTGCTGGGAATCTCGACACGGCCCACGACCTGCTAGACGAAATGCCCGTGAAGGATGCCGTGGCTTGCAACGCTGTCTTGCATAGGTATGTCCGGTGTGGCAGAGTGGATGAGGCATTTTCTTTGCTCAAGAGGATTGGTCGGCAGTGCAATGCTGAAGTGATCTCGTCGCCCTGGAATGATCCCTTCGTTCTTACCACAGTTGTTGGTGCTTGTGCTGATCGGATGAAGTATGATTTTGGGAGGCAAGCTCATGCCCGAATTGTGGTCGCCAAGATTGAAATTGATTCGGTACTGGGTTGCTCATTGATTGACATGTACTGCAAGTGCGGAGATTTGGACTCTGCTCGCTGTGTCCATGATGGATTAAAACATGTTGATCAATTCTCTCTGTCTGCTCTGGTCCATGGCTACACATCTTGTGGACAGTTGCATGAGGCGTTATGCCTTTTTGACAAGGTGGAGAACCCCAGCATTGCTATATGGAATTCTCTTATCAGTGGCTGTGTGCCTGCTTACCATGGAGATGGTGCTTTTGTTCTTTTTGTGAGGATGTTGCGGTCAGGCATGTTGCCTAATTCTTCAACTTATGCCAGTGTTCTGAATATGTGTGGCTTTTTAGGCTTGCTGAAGCCCGGGCAGCAGATTCATGGGGGTGCTTTAAAGAGTGGGGCTGTCAATGACTTGATAGCAGCAAGCGCGCTCATTGACTTCTACTCAAAATGCAGCCTCTGGGCAGATGCCTGCCAAGCTTTCAGTGAGCTTAGGCATCATGACACCATCGTGCTCAATTCAATGATCACTGTATACTCAAACTGTGGCCGAACAGATGTGGCTAGAAGAATTTTTGATATGATCCCTAGCAAGAGTGCCATCTCATGGAATTCTATGATCGTTGGGTTCAGCCAAAATGGGCATGCTCTTGATGCAATGGAGCTGTTCTGTGAGATGCATCAGCTTGGTTTGTGGCTTGACAAGGTTGCTATAGCCAGTGTTCTGAGTGCATCAAGCAGCATCTGCTCTATAAGTTTTGGGGAGCAGATTTTTGGTCTTGCTATTGCACTTGGCCTACAGTCTGACCATATTGTAGCCTCCTCGCTCATTGACCTATACTGCAAATGTGGAAACTTGGCCAATGGATGCAGGATCTTTGACGGAATTGATAATCCTGACGAAGTCTTGTGGAATTCAATGCTGATAGGTTATGCTTCTAATGGGTATGGATATGAGGCACTGGAACTTCTGAAGTTGATGCAAAGCAGGGGTGTGAAACCAAGTGAACGGACATTTGTTGGTGTCCTTTCTGCATGCTGCCATTCTGGGCTTGTGGAAGAGGGACTCAGATGGTTTGACCGGATGAAGGAAGATTTTGGTGTGAGTCCATCAGCTGAGCATTATGCATGTGTGACTGACCTGTTAGTCCGTGCAGGTCGACTGGATGAAGCAGTTGAGTTCATAGAGAACATGCCTTTCAAAGCGGATGCGATTAGTTGGACTTCTATTATTGGAGGGTGCAAAGCCCAGGGCAATGAGGCTTTGCTGCATAAAGTGGCAAAGAAACTGATGGAAACAGAAGTGTCACCGCATTCCAGTTTGTATGTGCAGCTGTCAAGCACGCTTGCAGCTCAAGGGGATTGGGCTAAATCAGCAGAAATTAGGAACATGATGCGTGACAGAAGAATTTCAAAGAATGCTGGCTACAGTTGGATCGATAGTGCATAG